In Edaphobacter lichenicola, a single genomic region encodes these proteins:
- a CDS encoding TolC family protein, which translates to MKRTFPLNTIFAFGWVMALVIAPSPAEAWQTTTSGIAAPELPGPSQSAAPPIDAAATQANGGVAAQGVVQGANQAGQEITLDQALSLARTNEPAFAAAVAASKTAQLDRSIARAALLPSVVYHNQYLYTQPNGQTGSIGSQPAPRFIANNTVHEYISQGVVTETIGLAQYTALARAGAAAAIASAEMEISRRGLTSTVIGLFYNSTAAQERIVIQQRATNEAADFEKQTEQRETAREVAHADVIKAQLTLQQRQRDLGDAQLQAQKARLDLGVLLFPDPRSPYSVTLPAATPLPERAVVETQAAANNPELKSALATLRAKDLDITTARAAYLPDLVLNYSYGIDAPQFARNGPDGVRNLGYSASATLDIPVWDWFATQHKIKQTHILRDAAKVALTSTQRTLIAQLDEFYGEASLAHDQLASLELSVQTARESLRLTRMRYSAGEATVLEVVDAQNSLTSAELAHQDGTIRYQLALANLQLLTGTI; encoded by the coding sequence ATGAAACGAACCTTTCCACTCAATACGATCTTCGCGTTTGGCTGGGTGATGGCGCTTGTCATCGCGCCATCACCGGCTGAAGCGTGGCAGACAACCACTTCCGGGATAGCTGCGCCGGAGCTACCTGGGCCGTCGCAGAGTGCTGCCCCGCCGATCGATGCTGCAGCCACGCAAGCGAACGGTGGAGTAGCGGCGCAAGGAGTCGTGCAAGGTGCGAACCAGGCTGGTCAGGAAATTACGCTAGACCAGGCGCTGTCGCTGGCAAGAACGAATGAGCCCGCATTTGCCGCGGCGGTGGCAGCGAGCAAGACGGCACAGCTTGACCGCTCGATCGCCCGAGCGGCTTTGCTCCCGTCCGTGGTTTACCACAATCAGTATCTCTACACTCAGCCGAATGGCCAGACTGGCTCGATCGGGTCACAGCCTGCGCCCAGATTCATCGCCAACAATACGGTGCACGAGTACATCAGCCAGGGCGTCGTTACCGAGACGATTGGACTTGCACAGTACACGGCTCTGGCTCGCGCGGGCGCGGCTGCTGCGATCGCCAGTGCGGAGATGGAGATCAGTCGAAGGGGTTTGACCTCGACGGTCATTGGACTTTTTTACAATTCAACCGCTGCGCAGGAACGGATTGTCATTCAACAGCGCGCCACCAATGAGGCTGCTGACTTTGAGAAACAGACGGAGCAGCGCGAAACTGCAAGAGAAGTGGCCCATGCGGATGTCATCAAGGCACAACTGACGCTGCAACAGCGGCAGCGAGATCTTGGGGACGCTCAACTGCAGGCGCAGAAGGCTCGTCTTGATCTTGGCGTGTTGTTGTTTCCCGATCCGCGCTCGCCGTACAGTGTGACGCTTCCTGCAGCAACTCCGCTTCCGGAGCGAGCTGTGGTGGAGACGCAGGCGGCCGCGAATAATCCCGAGTTGAAGAGCGCCCTGGCAACGCTGCGAGCGAAGGATCTCGACATTACTACGGCACGGGCTGCTTACCTGCCTGACCTGGTGCTCAACTACTCGTATGGTATCGATGCCCCGCAGTTCGCCAGAAACGGCCCTGACGGTGTTCGCAACCTTGGCTACTCCGCTTCGGCGACGCTCGACATTCCGGTGTGGGACTGGTTTGCGACGCAGCACAAGATTAAGCAGACCCACATCCTTCGCGATGCTGCCAAGGTGGCGCTGACTTCTACGCAGCGCACACTGATCGCTCAGCTTGATGAGTTCTATGGAGAGGCTTCGCTCGCTCACGATCAGCTTGCTTCGCTTGAGCTGAGCGTACAGACGGCGCGGGAGAGCCTTCGCCTGACCAGGATGCGCTACTCCGCCGGCGAGGCAACTGTTCTCGAGGTTGTTGATGCACAGAACTCTTTGACCAGTGCAGAGCTTGCTCATCAGGACGGCACCATTCGCTATCAGCTTGCGCTGGCAAATCTTCAACTACTTACGGGGACGATTTAA
- a CDS encoding efflux RND transporter periplasmic adaptor subunit, with amino-acid sequence MANKMVTTTTQRAGTPALAASLMFLSASMLLQNGCKKADDTADKPVVTVQAVHPGSGSITEEIDADATLAPVAQAAILPKVTAPVRKFYVQRGDHVKADQLVATLENEDLAAAAMDNKGAFDAAQGAYATATQSAVPEEQTRSRLDLEQAKATLDLDNSILEARKQLLSQGAIPGRDYDTARTTALQAQAAYDIAKQRYEALSKVGTSASLESAKGTLASAKGKYLGAQAQLSYTNIRTPISGVVTDRPLFAGETAAAGTPVVTVMDTSAMIAKLHIAQIQAQRLSVGSAATITVPGIEEPIDAKVSLISPALDPGSTTVEVWLRVPNPKGKLKAGTTVHATLKGRTVENALLIPTEAVQRSPEGAGKIVMVVGADGAAAKRAVTVGIQTDESAQILSGLKPSDMVITTGGYGLDEGTKVKVGPAEEKGSAGKSDDDAGGKE; translated from the coding sequence GTGGCCAACAAAATGGTAACTACGACGACTCAACGTGCTGGAACACCGGCATTGGCCGCATCTTTGATGTTCCTGTCCGCTTCCATGCTGCTTCAGAACGGCTGCAAGAAAGCGGACGATACGGCCGATAAACCCGTGGTCACAGTGCAAGCCGTCCATCCCGGAAGCGGCTCGATCACCGAGGAGATTGACGCAGACGCTACTCTTGCCCCGGTTGCACAGGCCGCGATTTTACCTAAGGTGACGGCGCCGGTGCGTAAGTTTTATGTGCAACGGGGCGACCATGTGAAGGCCGACCAACTCGTGGCAACGCTTGAAAACGAAGATCTCGCCGCGGCCGCGATGGATAACAAAGGGGCCTTCGATGCAGCGCAAGGGGCCTATGCGACGGCAACGCAGTCTGCGGTCCCCGAAGAGCAAACTCGATCCCGGCTTGATCTCGAACAGGCCAAGGCCACCCTCGATCTCGACAACAGCATTCTCGAAGCCCGCAAGCAGCTGCTGTCTCAAGGAGCGATCCCGGGCCGGGATTACGATACTGCGCGAACGACTGCACTGCAGGCACAGGCAGCTTACGATATTGCGAAACAGAGGTACGAGGCTCTTAGCAAGGTTGGCACCAGCGCTTCGCTGGAATCGGCCAAGGGGACACTCGCCTCTGCGAAGGGAAAGTACCTGGGTGCGCAGGCGCAACTTAGCTACACCAACATTAGAACTCCGATCTCTGGCGTTGTAACGGATCGACCACTCTTCGCAGGGGAGACCGCCGCTGCGGGAACTCCTGTCGTGACGGTGATGGATACCTCCGCCATGATCGCGAAGCTGCACATCGCTCAGATTCAGGCGCAGCGGCTTAGCGTGGGTTCTGCCGCAACGATTACTGTACCGGGAATAGAGGAGCCGATAGACGCCAAGGTTTCGCTGATCAGTCCGGCGCTCGACCCTGGCAGCACCACGGTTGAAGTATGGCTCCGAGTACCGAATCCGAAGGGCAAACTGAAGGCCGGTACTACGGTGCACGCCACTCTGAAGGGAAGAACTGTAGAGAACGCGCTGTTGATTCCGACGGAGGCGGTTCAGCGGTCGCCAGAGGGCGCGGGCAAGATCGTCATGGTGGTCGGCGCGGACGGCGCGGCTGCGAAGCGGGCTGTCACTGTCGGCATACAGACGGATGAGTCAGCGCAGATACTTAGCGGACTCAAGCCGAGCGATATGGTGATTACGACTGGCGGCTATGGGCTGGACGAAGGCACGAAGGTGAAGGTGGGACCGGCAGAGGAGAAAGGTTCGGCGGGCAAGAGCGACGACGACGCGGGAGGCAAAGAGTGA
- a CDS encoding efflux RND transporter permease subunit yields MPNPPAVDEKRFWLSRTAKPIFFFLIVLTIAGIYAAFQVPISVFPDTNFPRVVIGVDNGVMPVEQMQVTITKPIEDAVNSVPGLVTVRSTTSRGSAEVSLFFDWNVDMFRTLQLTDSALAKIQSSLPSTAKITTNRLTFATFPIVAYALTADDRGPNTVSPTALWQIATYDLKPPLNRVTGVSTVVVQGGKVPEFHIVPDPARLQTAGITVLDLVNAVQTSNIIDSPGLYEADHQLILGLVGAQAHDVESLGRLVVKTTAAGVPIRISDVATLGPATLPVYTTVDANGIPSVLLNITRQPSSNTVAVAAAVAFEIAQLSKTLPPGVHLTPFYDQSELVRESIASVRDAILIGLLLACVILFLFLHDWTSSLIAGMVIPVTVAVTILFLWIIGQSFNLMTLGGLAAAIGLVIDDAIVVVENIVVHRDRGQSRVDAVRTALHEITIPLIGSTVTPVVVFLPLIAVTGVTGSFFRALAVTMTAALLTSLLLALTFTPALSLSLLRERRDDAPSKPSADNSIADHDENGPFMRRVLSFHSRVLGWTIRRSWALVAISGVLIVVGYFAYSALGSNLLPAMDEGSFILDYIMPAGSSLATTNKALDRVEKILRDTPEVSITTRRTGLQLGLAAVTEANTGDISVRLKTKRSRAIDEIISDVRQKIKEQEPELDVEFVQVLEDMINDLSNSPEPIQIKLFSNDTTLLHDLGPKVQAAISAIPGVVDTQNGVDNTLSGPATTFQVDPGLASRLGFTVQEVAEDATSLLDGLPSTDPVIVAGRPYTVRVRMSDEHRASLSAIQNTVFNSATGHTATLGALAEIKELPPQNEIRRENLEQVVLVSGRLEGSNLGGAMVKVKDAVAKLNLPASVRVEYGGTYQEQQKSFHELVQVLILALALVFGVLLAEFRNFSAPIAILTSSVLSMAGVVLALLITRTDFNVASFMGLIMVIGIVAKNGILLLDADERARTDGAEALDAMMHAAQRRLRPIVMTATAAMCGMLPLAFALGAGSQMLQPLAIAVIGGLLISVVLSLIVTPAMYYHLTSKGERAGVEEPQATV; encoded by the coding sequence CTGCCGAATCCCCCAGCAGTCGACGAAAAGCGCTTCTGGCTTTCGCGTACGGCCAAGCCGATCTTCTTCTTCCTGATCGTGCTCACGATTGCCGGCATCTACGCGGCATTCCAGGTGCCCATCTCGGTCTTTCCGGATACGAACTTTCCGCGTGTGGTGATCGGCGTCGATAACGGTGTGATGCCGGTTGAGCAGATGCAGGTCACGATCACGAAGCCCATTGAAGATGCCGTCAACAGCGTCCCCGGACTTGTGACGGTTCGCAGCACGACCAGTCGTGGGTCCGCTGAGGTGAGTCTGTTCTTCGACTGGAACGTGGACATGTTCCGCACGCTGCAGCTCACTGACTCCGCCCTGGCGAAGATACAGTCGAGCCTGCCCAGCACGGCAAAGATCACGACGAATCGCCTGACCTTCGCGACCTTTCCTATTGTGGCGTATGCGCTGACGGCTGATGATCGTGGGCCTAACACCGTATCGCCCACGGCTCTATGGCAGATCGCGACCTATGATCTCAAACCTCCTTTGAATCGCGTCACTGGTGTGAGCACGGTTGTGGTGCAGGGCGGTAAGGTTCCCGAGTTTCACATCGTCCCCGATCCTGCGCGTCTGCAGACTGCGGGCATCACCGTTCTCGATCTTGTGAACGCGGTGCAGACGTCGAATATCATTGATTCTCCCGGACTGTACGAGGCCGATCACCAGCTGATTCTTGGGCTGGTGGGTGCGCAGGCGCATGATGTCGAATCGCTCGGACGCCTCGTCGTCAAGACTACGGCTGCCGGTGTTCCGATTCGCATCTCGGATGTAGCGACCCTGGGGCCGGCTACTCTTCCCGTCTACACCACCGTCGACGCCAACGGCATACCGTCTGTGTTGCTCAACATAACGCGGCAGCCTTCCAGCAACACGGTTGCCGTGGCTGCTGCGGTCGCCTTCGAGATCGCACAGCTGAGCAAGACTCTACCCCCGGGGGTTCATCTCACACCTTTCTATGATCAGTCGGAGCTCGTTCGCGAGAGCATCGCCAGCGTTCGAGATGCCATTCTCATTGGTCTGTTGCTTGCGTGCGTCATTCTGTTTCTATTTCTGCACGACTGGACTTCCTCGCTGATCGCGGGCATGGTGATACCTGTCACCGTCGCAGTTACAATTCTTTTTCTCTGGATTATTGGGCAGAGCTTTAACCTGATGACGCTTGGCGGTCTTGCCGCCGCTATCGGACTGGTGATCGACGACGCCATTGTGGTCGTGGAAAATATCGTCGTGCATCGGGATCGTGGACAGTCCCGTGTCGATGCGGTGCGCACCGCTCTGCACGAGATCACGATTCCTCTCATCGGGTCTACCGTCACGCCTGTGGTCGTCTTTCTTCCTCTGATTGCCGTCACAGGGGTGACCGGCAGTTTCTTCCGGGCGCTGGCCGTGACCATGACTGCGGCGCTTCTCACATCGCTCCTGTTGGCTTTGACCTTCACGCCCGCACTCTCACTTTCGCTTCTGCGCGAGCGTCGCGACGATGCACCCTCGAAGCCGTCTGCGGATAACTCTATCGCGGACCATGACGAGAACGGCCCTTTCATGCGCCGGGTCCTCAGCTTTCACAGCCGCGTGCTCGGCTGGACGATTCGTCGAAGCTGGGCGCTGGTAGCTATCTCCGGAGTTCTCATCGTAGTTGGCTACTTTGCCTACAGCGCACTCGGGTCGAATCTGTTGCCAGCGATGGATGAAGGAAGCTTTATCCTTGACTACATCATGCCCGCGGGCAGCTCTCTTGCGACGACGAATAAAGCGCTCGATCGAGTGGAAAAGATTCTCCGCGATACGCCGGAGGTTTCGATTACAACGCGCCGCACCGGTCTTCAGCTTGGTCTCGCTGCCGTCACAGAGGCCAATACCGGCGATATCTCGGTTCGCCTGAAGACGAAGCGATCACGCGCTATCGATGAGATTATTTCGGACGTGCGACAGAAGATCAAGGAGCAGGAGCCTGAGCTTGATGTCGAGTTTGTGCAGGTTCTTGAGGATATGATCAACGATCTCTCGAACTCTCCCGAACCGATTCAGATTAAACTCTTCTCGAACGACACCACACTTCTGCATGATCTGGGGCCGAAGGTACAGGCGGCCATCTCGGCGATTCCGGGGGTTGTCGATACACAGAACGGTGTCGACAACACACTGAGTGGGCCTGCGACGACCTTCCAGGTGGATCCAGGACTGGCGAGCCGCCTCGGCTTTACGGTTCAGGAGGTAGCAGAAGACGCAACCTCGCTGCTGGATGGTCTGCCTTCGACTGATCCGGTGATTGTGGCAGGCCGGCCTTACACCGTCCGCGTGCGCATGTCAGACGAGCATCGCGCGTCGTTGAGCGCGATCCAGAACACGGTCTTCAACTCTGCGACGGGGCACACCGCGACGCTGGGTGCACTTGCCGAGATAAAAGAACTGCCTCCGCAGAATGAGATCCGCCGCGAAAATCTAGAGCAGGTTGTGCTGGTAAGCGGGCGACTGGAGGGTTCCAACCTGGGCGGCGCCATGGTCAAGGTGAAAGATGCTGTGGCTAAGCTGAATCTTCCGGCGAGTGTTCGGGTCGAGTACGGCGGCACGTATCAGGAGCAGCAAAAATCTTTTCATGAACTCGTCCAGGTTCTCATACTTGCGCTTGCGCTGGTCTTCGGCGTGCTGCTTGCTGAATTTCGAAACTTCTCCGCGCCGATTGCAATTCTTACGAGCTCAGTTCTTTCCATGGCGGGAGTCGTTCTGGCGCTGCTGATCACGCGAACAGACTTCAACGTCGCAAGCTTTATGGGCTTGATTATGGTGATCGGGATCGTAGCCAAAAATGGCATCCTGCTGCTGGATGCGGATGAACGTGCGCGGACCGACGGCGCAGAGGCGCTGGATGCGATGATGCATGCGGCGCAGAGGCGGCTGCGGCCGATCGTGATGACTGCGACGGCGGCGATGTGTGGCATGCTGCCACTGGCGTTTGCGCTAGGCGCCGGGTCGCAGATGCTGCAGCCACTGGCGATTGCCGTGATTGGCGGCCTCTTGATCTCGGTGGTTCTGAGCCTGATCGTTACGCCTGCGATGTATTACCATCTGACTTCCAAAGGCGAGCGGGCAGGGGTGGAAGAGCCACAAGCGACTGTCTGA
- a CDS encoding TonB-dependent receptor, translating into MSLGNYAKQFAVSMFMLVLVCALPAAAQTGIGLISGSVVDSQGGALQGAKVEINPGAASTLSDAQGQFTLNGVSAGDHEVTVSYAGFSLFTKKVTVVSGQVLRLEASLVVASNKQDVQVYAGREGGEIESINRTFNADNIINVLPADVIKSLPNANVADAIGRLASVTLERDEGEGKYVQVRGTEPRLTNVTVDGVNIASAETVRQIKLDIIPADLVESVQINKTLEASMPGDGIGGSVDLRTKSAGDRPTVALESTGGYTPIIGGRPVYQFDGTLGKRFLEGNKLGLLFGGSYDWNGRGINDVEPGPVLLGGYDIRDYQYYRNRTGYAGTVDYRFNETSSIYLKGLYSLFHNFGNRWDYNVGTTYTADGQPDGTGNTAFGAEIRRPVQDLGSVQFGGRHVIRRSLLAWDVESSVGRTRDEGYSDATFNPGADSVLNGNIQFTLDNSKPLTPKLVAPSDVNIYDPTQYYYAGQRVDHYYNPEVDLGFGADLATSYTLFGHASTFEFGGRFRNVHKFANEDVNYTVPAAAANDPSLQMTNFLNDFKDPNYYGKTYQFGPAVDYQKVQAYVASAPQLPDSNPKHLNVQTNNFNLIEKVSAGYLMDSVTLNKFRIIVGVRFENTSDADKGNVTPDSPPVARNGSYLDVLPSGSVRYSLTPSSGIRLVYGRGLSRPNFSDLVSFASISPGGVRTTSSVGNPNLKPEHADNVDLLYERSLTPIGLLQAGVYYKHLSDPIIPLTTRLSDGTFQTQPQNAGSAYVYGFEISFQQHFTYLPGLLNGTGLSANYGYSASQITFPGLLYPDGTPTGISRTDKPDLLRQAPHTWNISPTYDKRNLSVRLGLSYNAANIFSYQYSDSNAGPIVFAGGDPTTNTGYIASGGGIKGPNGDTYLYGHLQVDLQGTYRLPKGFTAVAYALNLNNEVFGFYNGSTVNPIQREFYKQTFGGGLRWSPTRER; encoded by the coding sequence ATGTCTCTTGGAAATTATGCGAAGCAATTCGCGGTGTCTATGTTCATGCTCGTCCTCGTCTGCGCGCTCCCGGCAGCGGCGCAGACCGGAATCGGACTGATATCAGGTTCGGTAGTCGATAGCCAGGGAGGCGCTCTACAGGGCGCGAAGGTAGAAATCAATCCGGGGGCGGCCTCGACGCTCTCCGATGCACAGGGGCAGTTCACGTTGAATGGTGTAAGTGCTGGCGACCATGAGGTGACAGTCTCGTATGCAGGATTTTCGCTCTTCACCAAAAAGGTGACCGTGGTTTCCGGGCAGGTCCTGCGGCTGGAGGCGTCGCTCGTTGTGGCCTCAAACAAACAGGATGTGCAGGTGTATGCGGGTCGCGAGGGCGGAGAGATCGAGTCGATCAACCGCACCTTCAACGCGGATAACATCATCAACGTGCTGCCTGCGGACGTGATCAAGAGCCTGCCGAATGCGAACGTGGCGGATGCGATCGGGCGGCTGGCGAGCGTGACGCTCGAGCGGGACGAGGGCGAGGGCAAGTACGTGCAGGTGCGCGGCACCGAGCCGCGGCTGACCAATGTGACGGTCGATGGGGTCAACATCGCCTCGGCGGAGACGGTCCGCCAGATCAAGCTGGATATTATCCCCGCCGATCTCGTCGAGTCCGTTCAGATCAACAAGACGCTCGAGGCGAGCATGCCTGGGGACGGTATCGGTGGGTCGGTCGACCTGCGCACAAAGAGTGCGGGCGACCGGCCGACCGTGGCGCTGGAGTCGACCGGAGGGTACACGCCCATCATCGGTGGGCGGCCGGTGTACCAGTTCGATGGCACGCTGGGAAAGCGCTTTCTGGAGGGAAACAAGCTGGGTCTGTTGTTCGGCGGATCGTACGACTGGAACGGACGCGGCATCAACGATGTCGAGCCCGGGCCTGTCCTGCTGGGCGGATATGATATCCGGGACTACCAGTACTACCGCAACCGCACAGGCTACGCGGGCACGGTGGACTATCGGTTCAATGAAACATCGAGTATCTATCTGAAGGGCCTGTACTCGCTGTTTCACAACTTCGGCAATCGCTGGGACTACAACGTGGGGACCACGTATACAGCGGATGGACAGCCGGACGGTACGGGTAATACTGCGTTCGGCGCGGAGATCCGTCGCCCTGTGCAGGACCTTGGCAGTGTCCAGTTTGGAGGGCGGCACGTGATCCGGCGGTCGCTGCTGGCGTGGGATGTGGAGAGTTCGGTGGGACGGACGCGCGACGAGGGCTACTCGGATGCGACGTTCAATCCCGGAGCTGACTCGGTGCTCAATGGAAATATCCAGTTCACGCTCGATAACTCCAAACCTCTAACGCCCAAGCTGGTGGCCCCAAGTGACGTGAATATCTACGATCCGACGCAGTATTACTATGCGGGCCAGAGGGTGGACCACTACTACAACCCTGAGGTGGATCTGGGCTTCGGTGCGGACCTGGCAACGTCCTATACGCTCTTCGGCCATGCGTCGACCTTCGAGTTTGGAGGCCGATTCCGGAACGTGCACAAGTTCGCCAATGAGGATGTGAATTACACAGTTCCGGCGGCGGCCGCCAACGACCCATCTCTCCAGATGACGAACTTCCTGAACGACTTCAAAGACCCGAACTACTACGGGAAGACGTATCAATTTGGGCCGGCAGTGGACTACCAAAAAGTGCAGGCGTACGTTGCGTCGGCGCCCCAGCTGCCCGATTCTAATCCAAAACACTTGAACGTTCAGACCAACAACTTCAACTTGATAGAGAAGGTCTCGGCCGGGTATCTCATGGATTCGGTAACTTTGAACAAGTTCCGGATCATTGTGGGAGTGCGATTTGAAAACACGAGCGACGCCGACAAGGGCAACGTTACGCCGGATTCGCCTCCCGTGGCTCGGAACGGGTCGTATCTCGATGTGCTGCCGAGTGGGTCGGTGCGCTACTCGCTTACGCCGTCGAGCGGCATCCGGCTGGTGTACGGACGCGGTCTGTCGAGACCTAACTTCTCAGACCTCGTCTCGTTTGCGTCCATCTCCCCAGGCGGTGTGCGGACGACCTCGAGTGTCGGCAACCCTAACCTGAAGCCGGAGCATGCGGATAACGTGGACCTGCTGTATGAGCGCAGCCTCACTCCTATCGGACTGCTGCAGGCGGGTGTTTATTACAAGCACCTGTCGGACCCGATCATTCCGCTGACTACGAGGCTGTCGGATGGAACCTTTCAGACCCAGCCGCAGAACGCAGGAAGCGCTTATGTGTACGGGTTCGAGATCTCGTTCCAACAGCACTTCACGTATCTTCCGGGGTTGCTCAATGGCACAGGGTTGTCGGCGAACTACGGCTACTCTGCGTCGCAGATCACCTTCCCGGGACTGCTCTATCCGGATGGTACTCCGACCGGGATTTCGCGGACCGATAAGCCCGACCTGCTGCGACAGGCTCCGCATACCTGGAACATCAGCCCCACGTATGACAAGCGGAATCTGTCGGTTCGGCTGGGCTTGAGCTACAACGCGGCGAACATCTTCTCCTATCAGTACAGCGACAGCAATGCCGGTCCGATTGTGTTCGCAGGAGGAGACCCTACAACAAACACCGGTTACATCGCTTCGGGCGGCGGCATCAAAGGGCCGAATGGGGACACGTATCTGTACGGGCACCTGCAGGTCGATCTACAGGGAACCTACAGGCTGCCGAAGGGCTTCACCGCGGTGGCCTATGCGTTGAACCTGAACAACGAGGTCTTCGGTTTCTACAATGGCAGCACGGTGAATCCGATCCAGCGTGAGTTCTACAAACAGACCTTCGGCGGCGGCCTCCGATGGTCTCCAACCCGCGAAAGATAG
- a CDS encoding alpha/beta hydrolase family protein: MHSATRSFKTRHSATRNFKTRHSAFRDFKTIVSLLTVCAGLSSTGLLAQGAPERTLDEIKVEAVHRAEVGGYPLIGLDPNDVREAFKSIHTRDKDEWAEGFMGVADRYMAEGKSLEKTDPAKANADYIRAWHLYFFGRWPTDSSPKKKISYAKGIEAFLAHARMMDPPVEVVHIPFEGKEIIGYLRLPKGATGRIPMVIAVNGLDSRKEDLTESFSAILPYGIGYIAVDGPGTGQSPVKASPTAGRALSKVIDYLDTRPEVDPHRIAMHGVSWGAYWGTKMAILEKDRLKCVSVQSPPTDLFFQRDFIVNSLVGNREYLFDQMPALMSIFENVTTLDQVIDEFSKMSLVNQHLLGKPTAPMLILAGTKDTQVPIADVYKLLDSGDVPKDAWINPQGGHLGRQVGVWPDPRIFKQVILPWLDRNLKAAP, translated from the coding sequence ATGCACTCGGCAACCAGGAGCTTCAAGACCAGGCATTCGGCAACCAGGAACTTTAAGACCAGGCACTCGGCATTCAGGGACTTCAAGACCATCGTATCTTTACTCACGGTTTGCGCCGGGCTCTCTTCAACCGGCCTCCTGGCCCAGGGAGCGCCGGAGCGCACTCTAGACGAGATCAAGGTTGAGGCCGTCCATCGTGCAGAGGTCGGCGGATATCCTCTCATCGGCCTCGATCCCAACGACGTCCGCGAAGCCTTCAAGTCCATCCACACCCGTGACAAGGATGAGTGGGCCGAAGGCTTCATGGGAGTCGCCGATCGCTACATGGCCGAAGGCAAAAGCCTCGAAAAGACCGATCCTGCCAAGGCCAACGCAGACTACATCCGCGCCTGGCATCTCTACTTCTTCGGCCGCTGGCCCACCGACTCGTCACCGAAGAAAAAAATCTCCTACGCCAAAGGCATCGAAGCGTTTCTTGCTCATGCCCGCATGATGGATCCACCGGTCGAGGTGGTTCACATCCCCTTCGAAGGCAAGGAGATCATCGGCTACCTGAGGCTACCCAAAGGCGCCACCGGCCGCATCCCCATGGTCATCGCCGTCAACGGACTCGATAGCCGCAAGGAAGACCTCACTGAGAGCTTCTCCGCCATCCTCCCCTACGGCATCGGCTACATCGCTGTCGACGGCCCTGGCACCGGGCAATCTCCCGTCAAAGCCAGCCCCACCGCAGGCCGCGCCCTCTCCAAAGTCATCGACTACCTCGACACCCGGCCCGAAGTCGATCCCCACCGCATCGCCATGCACGGCGTCAGCTGGGGAGCCTACTGGGGCACCAAGATGGCAATCCTCGAGAAAGATCGCCTCAAGTGCGTCAGCGTCCAATCCCCACCCACCGACCTCTTCTTCCAGAGAGACTTTATCGTGAACTCTCTGGTAGGCAACCGCGAGTATCTCTTCGATCAGATGCCCGCCCTGATGTCCATCTTCGAAAATGTAACTACATTGGATCAGGTGATCGACGAGTTTTCGAAGATGTCTCTGGTCAATCAGCATCTGCTGGGCAAGCCAACCGCGCCCATGCTGATTCTCGCTGGCACCAAAGACACCCAGGTCCCGATCGCCGATGTCTATAAGCTCCTCGACAGCGGCGATGTCCCGAAGGACGCGTGGATCAATCCCCAGGGCGGACATCTCGGCCGACAGGTAGGAGTCTGGCCTGATCCTCGCATCTTCAAGCAGGTCATCCTTCCGTGGCTCGATCGAAATCTCAAAGCCGCCCCGTAG